A window of the Eremothecium cymbalariae DBVPG#7215 chromosome 5, complete sequence genome harbors these coding sequences:
- a CDS encoding uncharacterized protein (similar to Ashbya gossypii ADR353C), with product MQSRCLQQMSPSAAKATGHSVSTTDYTNATAGKFSECLFEQREPGESGQGRKLSRRSDVTGQQWHQHQQHYRNALSLESVPVGWASSNNSGAAGASSFSASGTDSPSFSDPGKRLVNRFLQSGTTGVDGGGCGGLLPPHNAVGAGASFSAVAGTTASTASSRVSSTDSWGWVPMERSLGRIWLHGLVSRSLGTWVPAGREAAVAVAAEEEPLLLPPVGGSSVRSRSTGNTDGVCNAYAKTVAELLANLASAAKAELTSAVLPREEVVASSEEALSRLHADIGHVHDTLKEMERQVLVERLGPLRREFQDGGGDGGNAVTPRDSFGGRLSELVEGQLGELLKFENGIEELRIALDAQKALLHRLETAVKLRERVNDMRRKAGFSARVKDCEGILYDIAAAFIGVILWWLLRL from the coding sequence ATGCAGTCTCGATGCCTCCAGCAAATGTCCCCATCTGCGGCAAAAGCCACGGGTCATTCGGTGTCGACGACTGATTACACGAACGCGACAGCAGGGAAGTTTAGCGAGTGTTTATTTGAACAGCGGGAACCCGGAGAGAGCGGGCAAGGGCGAAAACTGAGTAGAAGGAGTGATGTTACAGGACAGCAGTGGCATCAACACCAACAGCATTACAGGAATGCGCTTTCTCTGGAAAGCGTTCCCGTGGGATGGGCCAGCAGTAATAACTCGGGAGCCGCGGGAGCATCTTCATTTTCCGCTTCTGGTACGGACTCGCCGTCCTTTTCAGATCCGGGGAAACGTCTGGTGAACCGATTCCTGCAGTCAGGGACCACTGGTGTGGACGGCGGTGGTTGTGGTGGTCTGCTGCCGCCGCATAATGCAGTGGGTGCGGGGGCGAGTTTTTCAGCAGTAGCAGGTACTACTGCCAGTACAGCATCTTCACGAGTATCTTCTACGGACTCATGGGGCTGGGTTCCCATGGAAAGATCTTTGGGCCGGATATGGTTGCATGGTTTAGTGTCGCGGAGTTTGGGGACGTGGGTTCCTGCAGGGAGGGAGGCTGCTGTGGCGGTAGCGGCAGAAGAGGagccgctgctgctgccgcccGTGGGCGGCAGCAGCGTACGCAGCCGCTCGACGGGGAATACTGATGGTGTTTGCAATGCGTATGCGAAGACTGTGGCAGAACTTTTGGCTAATTTAGCTTCAGCGGCAAAGGCGGAGCTCACCTCTGCGGTGCTGCCTCGGGAAGAGGTGGTTGCGTCGTCAGAAGAAGCTCTGAGTAGGTTGCATGCTGATATTGGACATGTGCATGATactttgaaggagatggaACGGCAGGTGTTGGTAGAGCGTTTGGGACCTCTGAGGAGGGAGTTTCAGGACGGTGGTGGCGACGGTGGCAATGCGGTTACTCCACGTGACTCCTTTGGCGGGCGGCTGTCAGAACTGGTGGAGGGCCAGTTAGGCGAACTTCTAAAGTTTGAGAACGGTATTGAGGAGCTCAGGATAGCGTTAGATGCTCAGAAGGCCTTGTTGCATAGATTGGAGACCGCAGTTAAGCTGAGGGAGAGAGTCAACGATATGCGACGGAAGGCGGGTTTCTCAGCGCGAGTTAAAGACTGTGAAGGCATTTTATATGATATTGCAGCAGCATTTATTGGTGTAATTTTATGGTGGCTGTTGAGATTATAA
- the SAW1 gene encoding DNA-binding protein SAW1 (similar to Ashbya gossypii ADR352C) — protein sequence MTPTLAVVKITPKTGLPIRIFINRKEVLSKHISGSARPIFEAPLLSNNAIVRLKSPSVRIHLSNEDSRDLCNELRDELLFIVHEFGSETIQNELLKKLKVGSAMDFQELMQVVKGNAGLQRNASRNDDNPLAGLEFHTTIIERIDKNKFTLLFKHNWEANIIICDIKRLVKWRKLLCWTAFVSNVSGIPLLSSQESPHIIVRGAVETTEPAAEILQESDEEDSSSRLILVNDDLANRQDLGDGEQKPVVEYNYEPLINLGSGIDVHVLQRPQRHRRQPLS from the exons ATGACTCCTAC TTTAGCCGTTGTAAAGATTACGCCTAAGACGGGTTTGCCCATTCgaattttcatcaatcGAAAAGAGGTTCTGAGCAAGCACATTTCTGGATCTGCAAGACCTATATTTGAAGCTCCGTTGTTGTCGAATAATGCTATTGTAAGGTTAAAGTCGCCATCAGTGAGGATTCATTTGTCAAATGAAGATTCCAGGGACCTTTGTAACGAACTCCGTGATGAGCTTCTTTTCATTGTGCATGAATTTGGTTCAGAGACTATACAAAATGAGTTACTCAAGAAGCTGAAGGTTGGCAGTGCGATGGACTTCCAGGAATTAATGCAGGTGGTCAAAGGGAATGCCGGTTTGCAGCGCAATGCATCTAGGAATGACGATAATCCTCTTGCTGGGTTGGAGTTCCACACTACGATCATTGAGAGGATTGATAAGAATAAGTTTACGTTGCTCTTTAAGCATAACTGGGAAGCAAACATCATTATATGCGATATTAAACGGCTTGTAAAATGGAGGAAGCTGTTGTGTTGGACAGCATTTGTTAGCAATGTATCTGGCATACCCTTATTATCCTCACAAGAAAGCCCTCATATTATAGTTCGAGGAGCGGTTGAGACAACTGAACCTGCTGCTGAGATATTGCAAGAATCAGATGAGGAAGATTCCAGCTCTCGGTTGATACTGGTGAACGATGACCTCGCTAATCGACAAGATCTTGGTGATGGGGAACAGAAGCCTGTCGTGGAGTACAACTACGAACCATTGATCAACCTCGGCAGCGGAATAGATGTGCATGTACTACAGCGACCTCAGCGCCATAGAAGACAGCCACTTTCATGA
- the PRO2 gene encoding glutamate-5-semialdehyde dehydrogenase (similar to Ashbya gossypii ADR351C) yields MSNIAEEVAKQARLAGNVLKTLTNEERSQILYKIHDGLKAGRDVIEKANKLDLAEARKNNIASSLVQRLDLFKGDKFEMMLQGIIDVAELEDPVGKLLMARELDDNLTLYKVTAPVGVLLVIFESRPEVIANITALCIKSGNAGILKGGKESLNTFKEMATIINDVIKENQKTSRVPLNAVKLIESRQDVSDLLDQDAYIDLVVPRGSNALVRQIKDNTKIPVLGHADGICTVYADEDAALEKAKSIVLDSKTNYCAACNAVECLLINPKLPNWWEIIVHLVTVGKVKIHATTDVKQAFFEKVDNELIRSQVYDAVDEDFGREFLSLDIAVKFVTSTKEAVEHINLHSSKHTDAIVTENQEAAEYFLKAVDSSGVFWNASTRFADGFRYGFGTEVGISTSKIHARGPVGLDGLVTYQYQVRGAGQVASDYLGAGGNRAFVHKDLDVKGLKL; encoded by the coding sequence ATGTCTAATATAGCTGAAGAGGTTGCCAAACAAGCACGTCTTGCTGGAAATGTgttgaaaactttgacTAATGAAGAACGTTCTCAGATTCTTTACAAAATTCATGATGGCTTAAAGGCGGGGAGAGATGTTATAGAAAAAGCCAATAAATTAGACCTAGCTGAAGCGAGgaagaataatattgcaTCATCGCTGGTTCAGAGGTTAGATTTGTTCAAGGGTGACAAGTTTGAGATGATGCTGCAAGGTATCATTGATGTTGCTGAGCTAGAAGACCCGGTTGGGAAACTTTTGATGGCTCGGGAACTGGACGATAATCTGACCTTGTACAAAGTCACTGCTCCTGTAGGTGTCCTTTTGGTGATTTTTGAATCGAGGCCAGAGGTTATTGCAAATATTACCGCTTTATGTATCAAGTCTGGTAATGCTGGGATTTTGAAAGGTGGGAAAGAGTCCTTGAACACCTTTAAGGAGATGGCGACTATTATAAACGATGTTATTAAGGAGAACCAAAAAACCAGCAGGGTTCCTTTGAACGCTGTGAAGTTAATAGAAAGCAGACAGGATGTTTCTGATTTGTTGGACCAAGATGCATACATAGACTTGGTGGTTCCCCGTGGTTCAAATGCTTTGGTCAGACAAATCAAGGATAATACTAAAATACCAGTATTAGGCCACGCTGATGGTATTTGTACTGTTTATGCAGATGAAGACGCAGCGTTAGAAAAGGCTAAATCAATCGTCTTAGATTCTAAAACTAATTACTGCGCAGCTTGCAATGCTGTTGAGTGCCTTTTGATTAACCCAAAGCTGCCAAACTGGTGGGAAATCATAGTTCATCTAGTAACTGTGGGAAAAGTGAAAATCCATGCTACAACAGATGTCAAACaagcattttttgaaaaagttgacAATGAGTTAATTAGATCACAGGTTTATGATGCGGtggatgaagattttggcAGAGAGTTCTTATCGTTGGACATTGCCGTCAAATTCGTTACATCCACAAAGGAGGCTGTTGAACACATTAACTTACACTCTTCTAAACACACTGACGCAATTGTAACTGAAAATCAAGAAGCCGCAGAATACTTTTTGAAAGCTGTGGATTCTTCTGGGGTTTTCTGGAATGCTTCTACCCGGTTTGCTGACGGTTTTAGATACGGGTTTGGAACCGAAGTTGGAATATCTACTTCAAAGATCCATGCTCGTGGACCTGTTGGTCTAGATGGATTGGTTACTTACCAATATCAAGTGCGAGGCGCTGGCCAGGTTGCAAGTGACTATTTGGGCGCAGGTGGAAACAGAGCTTTTGTTCACAAGGACTTGGACGTCAAAGGGCTGAAATTATGA
- the DRS2 gene encoding aminophospholipid-translocating P4-type ATPase DRS2 (similar to Ashbya gossypii ADR350W) has protein sequence MSGSGNKHNEETLFDIDFLDDSYIADTNNRSVTVNGHNSVPIIDSGIDEIERYQANLIPREIIDLDRVSLSRRGDSIENDIIHNPFDDENATQHYDASNNNLSVAQPSGWQKFVGGLKSGIGINSAADSRYQSFEMDNYAEVTGEGRYKRSRNKFDLKVIFDKFILRTKRNSAADSNGPRVIYINDKVANSNLGYGDNHISTTKYNFATFLPKFLFQEFSKYANLFFLFTSVIQQVPNVTPTNRFTTIGTLIVVLIVSAIKECVEDLKRSNSDKDLNDSRAEVYSENTGHFISKKWIDLSVGNIIRVRSEEAIPADLIVLSSSEPEGLCYIETANLDGETNLKIKQARIETSKFLDEAQLSTMRGKLLSEPPNSSLYTYEGTITLNGTKIPLNPDQMILRGAVLRNTAWIFGIVVFTGHETKLMRNATATPIKRTAVERVINMQIVALFGVLIVLAVVSSLGNVIVMSTNSKALGYLYLEGTNWFSLFFKDILTYWILFSNLVPISLFVTVEMIKYYQAYMIASDLDMFHEESNTPTVVRTSSLVEELGQIEYVFSDKTGTLTRNVMEFKSCSIAGRCYIETIPEDKTAVVDDGIELGFRTYQEMSAYLDDTSTVEGSIIDEFLTLLSTCHTVIPEFQDDASIKYQAASPDEGALVQGAATLGYKFIIRKPNSVTIVKEATGEDIVYELLNVCEFNSTRKRMSAIFRLPDNSIKLFCKGADTVILERLDSNHNPYVEATLRHLEDYAAEGLRTLCIATRTVSEEEYQNWSHAYDSAATSLENRAVELDKAAELIEKDLLLIGATAIEDKLQDGVPETIHTLQDAGIKIWVLTGDRQETAINIGMSCRLLSEDMNLLIVNEEDKEGTEKNLIDKLKAINEHQISQQDINTLALVIDGKSLGYALEPDLEDLLLAIGKICKAVICCRVSPLQKALVVKMVKRKTNSLLLAIGDGANDVSMIQAAHVGVGISGMEGMQAARSADFAIGQFKYLKKLLLVHGSWSYQRISQAILYSFYKNIALYMTQFWYVLSNSFSGQSIMESWTLTFYNVFFTVTPPFVLGVFDQFVSSRLLDRYPQLYKLGQRGQFFSVRIFWGWVINGFYHSAITFIGSTMFYLYGAALDIHGETADHWVWGVSIYTTSIIIVLGKAALITNQWTKFTLFAIPGSLLFWLIFFPIYAYIFPRLNVSKEYYGIVSHVYGSATFWLMCIVLPVLALLRDLLWKYYKRTYSPESYHVVQEIQKYNISDYRPRLEQFQKAIRKVRQVQRMRKQRGFAFSQSEDGGQEKIVRMYDTTQKRGVFGELHDASANPFRDK, from the coding sequence ATGAGTGGATCAGGGAATAAGCATAATGAGGAAACATTGTTCGATATCGACTTTCTAGACGACAGCTATATAGCGGATACCAACAATAGAAGTGTAACTGTAAATGGTCACAATTCAGTGCCAATTATTGATTCGGGcattgatgaaattgaacGATATCAAGCTAATTTAATACCACGGGAGATCATAGATCTAGATAGGGTTTCTTTATCTCGTCGTGGCGACAGTATAGAAAACGACATTATACACAATCCATTTGATGACGAAAATGCTACACAACATTATGATGcatctaataataatctgTCTGTGGCACAACCGAGCGGATGGCAGAAATTTGTTGGTGGCCTAAAAAGTGGCATTGGCATAAATAGTGCAGCTGATAGTCGAtatcaaagttttgaaatggACAACTACGCAGAGGTCACTGGTGAAGGCAGGTACAAAAGATCTCGGAATAAATTCGACCTGAAAGTCATATTCGATAAGTTCATCTTAAGAACTAAGCGAAATTCTGCTGCAGATAGCAATGGACCGCGGGTAATCTATATCAACGATAAAGTTGCCAACTCCAACTTAGGCTATGGTGATAATCACATTTCAActacaaaatataattttgCGACATTCTTaccaaaatttttatttcaggagttttcaaaatatgctaatttatttttccttttcacTTCCGTCATCCAGCAGGTGCCAAATGTAACACCCACTAATAGATTCACTACAATTGGCACTTTAATTGTTGTTTTGATAGTGTCAGCTATTAAAGAGTGCGTAGAAGATTTAAAAAGATCCAACTCTGACAAAGACCTAAACGATTCTAGAGCGGAAGTTTATTCTGAAAATACCGGTCACTTTATCTCCAAAAAATGGATTGATTTATCAGTAGGTAATATTATCAGAGTGCGCTCTGAAGAAGCCATTCCTGCTGATTTGATTGTATTATCGTCTTCTGAACCAGAAGGTCTTTGTTATATCGAAACTGCTAATTTAGATGGTGAAActaatttgaaaattaaACAAGCAAGAATAGAAACCTCAAAATTCCTAGATGAGGCTCAACTGAGCACCATGCGCGGTAAACTACTTTCAGAACCACCAAACTCCAGTTTATATACATACGAAGGAACAATAACTTTAAATGGGACCAAAATCCCGTTGAACCCTGATCAAATGATTTTGAGAGGTGCAGTATTGAGGAACACTGCATGGATTTTTGGTATAGTGGTTTTCACAGGCCACGAAACGAAGCTAATGCGTAATGCTACAGCTACTCCAATTAAGAGGACAGCTGTTGAACGAGTAATAAATATGCAAATTGTTGCATTGTTTGGTGTTTTAATTGTGCTTGCAGTGGTTTCTTCTTTGGGTAACGTGATTGTGATGTCCACAAATTCTAAAGCCCTAGGCTACTTGTATCTAGAAGGGACGAATTGGTTcagtttgttttttaaGGATATTTTAACATACtggattttattttccaacTTGGTCCCAATTTCATTGTTTGTTACTGTTGAAATGATCAAATATTATCAAGCCTATATGATTGCTTCGGATTTAGATATGTTTCACGAAGAATCAAATACGCCTACGGTGGTTagaacttcttctttggttgAGGAATTGGGGCAAATTGAATATGTATTTAGTGACAAGACTGGAACGTTGACTAGAAATGTAATGGAGTTTAAGTCGTGTTCAATTGCAGGCCGTTGCTATATTGAAACTATCCCTGAGGACAAAACCGCGGTCGTGGATGACGGCATTGAACTTGGCTTTAGAACGTATCAAGAAATGAGTGCCTATCTTGATGACACTTCCACTGTGGAAGGGtctattattgatgaatttttGACATTGTTATCCACTTGTCATACTGTCATTCCTGAATTTCAAGATGATGCGTCTATCAAATATCAGGCTGCTTCTCCCGATGAGGGTGCTCTAGTTCAAGGTGCTGCAACTTTGGGTTATAAATTTATCATTCGTAAACCTAATTCTGTTACAATAGTTAAAGAAGCCACCGGTGAAGATATTGTATACGAATTGTTAAACGTTTGTGAATTCAACTCTACCAGAAAAAGAATGAGCGCCATTTTTAGATTACCTGATAATTCTATCAAATTGTTCTGTAAAGGTGCTGACACTGTTATTTTAGAAAGGTTGGATAGTAATCATAATCCTTACGTTGAAGCTACATTAAGGCATTTAGAAGACTATGCTGCCGAGGGTTTAAGAACGCTATGTATTGCCACAAGAACAGTCTCTGAAGAAGAGTATCAAAACTGGAGTCATGCGTATGATTCAGCTGCCACTAGCCTGGAAAATAGAGCAGTTGAATTAGATAAGGCTGCGGAGCTAATTGAAAAggatttattattaattgGTGCAACAGCCATTGAGGATAAACTACAAGATGGTGTTCCTGAAACAATTCACACGTTGCAAGATGCTGGTATAAAAATTTGGGTTTTGACTGGTGACAGGCAAGAGACAGCCATAAATATTGGTATGAGTTGTCGCTTGTTAAGTGAAGAtatgaatttattgattgttaatgaagaagataaagaAGGCACagaaaagaatttaatCGACAAGCTAAAAGCAATTAATGAGCATCAAATTTCTCAGCAAGACATAAACACATTGGCATTGGTTATTGATGGTAAGTCTTTAGGCTATGCATTGGAACCTGATTTGGAGGATCTACTTTTGGCAATTGGAAAGATCTGTAAAGCAGTTATATGTTGTCGTGTATCTCCATTACAAAAGGCCTTGGTTGTAAAGATGGTGAAGAGGAAGACCAACTCCTTGCTTTTGGCCATTGGAGATGGTGCCAATGATGTCAGTATGATTCAAGCGGCTCATGTGGGTGTGGGTATTAGCGGTATGGAAGGCATGCAGGCTGCTAGATCAGCTGATTTTGCCATTGGTCAGTTCAagtatttgaagaaattattgCTTGTTCATGGCTCTTGGTCATACCAAAGGATATCGCAAGCTATTCTATATTCATTCTACAAAAACATTGCTCTTTATATGACCCAATTTTGGTATGTTCTTTCAAACTCATTTTCTGGACAATCAATTATGGAATCCTGGACGTTAACATTTTACAATGTATTTTTCACTGTTACACCTCCCTTTGTGTTAGGCGTTTTCGATCAGTTTGTAAGTAGCAGACTTTTAGATCGATACCCGCAGTTGTATAAATTAGGGCAGCGTGGGCAGTTTTTTTCTGTTAGAATATTTTGGGGATGGGTTATAAATGGTTTCTATCACTCAGCGATAACTTTTATTGGCTCTACTATGTTTTACCTCTACGGCGCTGCTCTGGATATTCATGGTGAGACGGCGGATCATTGGGTTTGGGGTGTTTCAATATACACAACTAGTATTATAATTGTGTTAGGAAAAGCCGCACTAATTACCAATCAATGGACTAAATTTACACTTTTTGCAATACCtggttctttattattttggttGATTTTCTTCCCgatatatgcatatatatttccaaGACTCAACGTTTCGAAGGAGTATTATGGTATAGTGTCCCACGTTTATGGTTCAGCTACTTTCTGGTTGATGTGCATTGTGCTCCCCGTTTTAGCGCTCCTACGTGACTTACTTTGGAAGTACTATAAACGCACTTACTCACCTGAAAGTTACCATGTCGTTCAAGAAATACAGAAATATAACATAAGTGATTATAGGCCGAGATTAGAGCAATTCCAAAAAGCCATTAGAAAAGTAAGGCAGGTCCAAAGAAtgagaaaacaaagaggTTTTGCCTTTTCCCAAAGCGAAGACGGTGGACAAGAGAAAATCGTTAGAATGTACGATACCACACAGAAGAGAGGAGTCTTTGGTGAATTACATGATGCTTCTGCTAATCCATTCAGGGATAAATAG
- the MAK16 gene encoding ribosome biosynthesis protein MAK16 (similar to Ashbya gossypii ADR349W) — MSDELIWQVINQHFCAYKIKTDKGQNFCRNEYNVTGFCNRSSCPLANAKYATVKQIDGKIYLYMKTAERAHTPAKLWERIRLSKNYSKALKQVDEHLLYWNKFLIHKCKQRLTRLTQVMITERRMALREQERHYVGVAPKVKRREENRERKALAAAKIEKAIEKELLDRLKSGAYGDKPLNVDEKIWKKVLGQVEDEEEDYEGEELEDEESDIGEVEYVEDDGEEELVEMEDLEKWLDDSDASSISDSSDEDSGNDSDSEERASKKDKAAETKRKRARVEIEYEEETQPNQREFAH, encoded by the coding sequence ATGTCTGACGAATTAATCTGGCAAGTTATAAATCAGCACTTCTGTGCCTACAAAATTAAGACTGATAAAGGTCAGAATTTTTGCAGAAATGAATACAATGTCACTGGTTTTTGTAACAGATCGTCATGCCCTCTAGCAAATGCAAAGTATGCGACGGTGAAGCAAATTGATGggaagatatatttatacatGAAGACAGCTGAGAGAGCTCATACTCCTGCCAAGTTATGGGAGAGAATCAGGCTGTCTAAAAACTATTCAAAAGCATTAAAGCAAGTAGATGAGCACCTTCTTTATTGGAataaatttttgattcatAAATGTAAGCAAAGGCTCACAAGGTTAACTCAAGTCATGATCACAGAGCGACGTATGGCTCTGAGGGAGCAAGAACGGCATTATGTTGGTGTTGCTCCTAAGGTGAAGAGGAGGGAGGAAAATAGGGAGAGAAAGGCGTTGGCTGCTGCTAAGATTGAAAAGGCAATTGAGAAGGAATTATTGGATAGATTGAAGAGTGGAGCATATGGCGATAAGCCATTAAACGTCGATGAAAAGATCTGGAAGAAGGTTCTAGGccaagttgaagatgaagaggaagacTACGAAGGGGAAGAActagaagatgaagaaagcGACATTGGCGAAGTAGAATATGTCGAGGACGATGGGGAAGAAGAATTGGTGGAGATGGAGGATTTAGAGAAATGGTTAGATGATTCAGATGCTTCCTCCATAAGTGATAGtagtgatgaagatagcGGAAATGACTCTGATAGCGAGGAAAGAGCTTCCAAGAAAGATAAGGCTGCCGAGACCAAGAGAAAGCGTGCTAGAGTTGAGATAGAGtatgaagaagaaacgCAGCCTAATCAAAGGGAATTCGCGCATTGA